Genomic segment of Tomitella fengzijianii:
CGTTCGCGTTCACCGTGTCCCAGCGCAGGAAGGAACTCGGACTCCTCCGCCTCGCCGGCGCCTCCCGCACGCAGGTACGCAGACTCCTGCTGTCGGAAGCGGCCCTGCTCGGGCTCGCCGGTACGGCGCTGGGTATACCGCTCGGGCTCTCCGTCATGCGGCTGCAGTCGTCGATGCTCGTCTCGTTTGATTTCCTGCCGTCCGGCTTCCGCCCCGAGTGGCAGAGCTGGGTCGTCGCGGTGTCCATCGCGATCGGCCTGATCGTCGCTCTCGCCGGCGTGTCGGTGGCGTCGCGCCGCGCAGGACGGGTGCGTCCGCTCGATGCGGTGCGGGACACCGGGGACGAGGCACGTGTGATGGCGGCGTCCCGCTGGTTCTTCGGCGTCGCGTTCCTCATCATCGCCGCACTGCTGATCGTCGTCTCGCAGTCGCTGGATCCCTCGGGCGCAATGCCCCTGATGATGCTGGTGGCGCTTGCCGGAGCTGTCGGCCTCGCCGCGCTCAGTCCTGTCGTGGTCCCACCGGCCGGCCGCGTGGTCGGACTGATGTTCCGCGGCCATCCCACTGCCGAGCTGGCCGCCGCGAATATCCGCGACGGGGTCCGACGGAGCGCATCGACGGCGGCGCCGCTCATCCTGCTCGTCGGTCTGGTGGTCGGGCTGCTCAGCACCTCGCTCGCGCTGACCACCGCGTCCGAGATGACATTGCGGCGTGATACCACCGCGGATCTGGTGGCCACCACGCCGCCGGACGAGGCGACACGCATCTCGAACGTGCCGGGAGTCGCGTCCACCTCAGTGGAAACAGACGTCCCTCTTGTCATCACAAACGGCGACCACGGAGAAGACGAGCTGGGCGGCGACGTGCAGGCCGGCCACGCGAGCGTCGTGGACCCGGGCGATTTCCGGGAGTCCCACCGGCTCCAGCCGGTGGCCGGCAGCCTCGACGCCCTGCATGGCCAGGCCGTGGCGCTCGGTCCGGGGCGCACGGGCGAGCTCGGGTTCGAGCTCGGCGACACCATAGATCTCCAAATCGGTGATCGCGCACTGCAACTGCCCATCGTCGCCGTCACGCCCATCGAGCCGTACGGCGGCTCGGACCTGTTGCTGCCGGCCGGATCCCTGCAGCTGCCCGAAGGAGTGGCAGAATCGGCGCGCACATTCGTTTCCCTCTCCCCGGGAGCCGACCAGGCCACCGTGCAGAACGCGATCCAAGAGAGGATTTCCGGCACAGTCGCCGACACCGACGAGTGGGTGCAGGACCAGGCTGCGGCCCAGCAGAACACCCAGCTGAGGATCTTTGTCGTGTTGCTGGGGCTGTCGAGTCTGTACACCCTGTTCGCCGCGATCAACGCGGTCGTCATCGCGGCCTCGAACCGCCGACCGGAGCTCGCTGCGACCCGCTTGGCA
This window contains:
- a CDS encoding ABC transporter permease: MLKLSWSTFRERWQLFIGSILTVGFGVALVQSSLLILLSAVGFEPAPGLDALTRAQMLNSSVLAVPVIGITLALGLMLTIVIVSSTFAFTVSQRRKELGLLRLAGASRTQVRRLLLSEAALLGLAGTALGIPLGLSVMRLQSSMLVSFDFLPSGFRPEWQSWVVAVSIAIGLIVALAGVSVASRRAGRVRPLDAVRDTGDEARVMAASRWFFGVAFLIIAALLIVVSQSLDPSGAMPLMMLVALAGAVGLAALSPVVVPPAGRVVGLMFRGHPTAELAAANIRDGVRRSASTAAPLILLVGLVVGLLSTSLALTTASEMTLRRDTTADLVATTPPDEATRISNVPGVASTSVETDVPLVITNGDHGEDELGGDVQAGHASVVDPGDFRESHRLQPVAGSLDALHGQAVALGPGRTGELGFELGDTIDLQIGDRALQLPIVAVTPIEPYGGSDLLLPAGSLQLPEGVAESARTFVSLSPGADQATVQNAIQERISGTVADTDEWVQDQAAAQQNTQLRIFVVLLGLSSLYTLFAAINAVVIAASNRRPELAATRLAGLTRGQTVRMAVLESGAVAAIGIVLGGVAASGTILGMRGALERMTGVGVIEIPWPAVAGLIGGTLLAVGLASSLTARAATRVNPIAAVSSD